The Anastrepha obliqua isolate idAnaObli1 chromosome 5, idAnaObli1_1.0, whole genome shotgun sequence DNA window TAGGGCCACTTTGGAGCACCTACTTTGCCACTGCCCTGTCCTTTGTGGGACTTGACAAATGTGCctaggatcaacatatttttcatccttgaaggatattgctgacaaaaggctgaATAAAACTCCCCAAGACGTGCATtatgaattatattatataaaatgataTCTTCGACTCCAAAATACATAGCACAGGCAACACAATGGACCCTAGAGGTTTAAGTGAGATAGCCAGCACTATCTAACCTAACATAACTTATCATAACggatctacctacctacctacggctcttaacaattatatgtgccCGCAAGGGCATCTCTCACAAGGAGGTGACGGGCACGACCACCCCGCGGACCCTAGTCAAGATGTCCCTCGTTTCAGCGACTTTGTAAGAGTTAGCTAAAAAGTTAGGAGACAAAATCCAGCACATGTCTGTTCCCATATAGGGCGGTGTGTTCGTCAGTGTCTGTTCGCCATGTTAGGTGCGACTGTATGTAAAAAGCATGACCGGTATGCAACGGAGCGCACTAGGAGCCACTGAATAGGTCGTTATGACTTTCCACCTGCGACCTCAAAGGGGTGATGTGAGTTCGTTCTGCCGATGTGTTAGCTCCGGTGTATATCAGTAACCAGCCGCCTTGGACCCTGGTCAGGAAGTGTTCGTTGGGCGAAAGAGTAGTAGCTTTCGTTGAGAAAGAGGAGGGatgtttttagtggaatcaccacacacctagtagcgacggttacaaCGGTTagggcatttttaacccaacctcaccacaaaaacaaaaaaaaaaaaacaattatatatgaaaaataacatTATTTAGCAACATGGGCACATCTACAGTCAAGTCCACCAAACATTCAATTCATGAATACCTCATTGTTGAAAACGTCGAGATAGCGCTGTTGGTTGTTCAGCGGCACTTTCCGCTACAGCGCCAATATTCTTGATAGAACGTCCATTTTTTGATTTGTGACTCCTGTTCTATCATCgatagaaccagtttcttgaagttttttcaccaacctttgaattgtcgactcattgagacgattatttccaccaatatattacgaattttgcgtaaagtttttcttaaagatcgaccatttttataaaaagttacaataggtttaacgcgttgttctatcgtattAAGTTGTACATCTGCCTACATGACAAACGTCGAAGATGatataaaaaaggtaccgtctcgaaattattcactacttacatctaggcgtcacttttgaaataccctttatctCTTAAATTGaacttttcgatattttgaacaTCGATAATTTAATAAGGTGAATGGCAAAACCAATCTACAATTGTGATAGTTAGaagttaaatttcatttaaagttttaacCAAATTATGTAACTAATgaacatgaaaaaattaaataaacaataaggGAAATATAAATaggaatgaaataaatgcattaaataaaaaacacacaacTTTTGTAATCCATAATGCTATTctgataaaaatgtattaacgtAAATTCAATTGGAATTTTTAAAGAGGTTACTACAGAAACTGCAAACATTTTCTCAGACATAACTTGAAATTGATTTCGATAGATCATACATAACATGATACATTTAGGAAGTTCACAAGTCGTGACATTTATCGTATTTCTTCTGTTGTGATAtagtacagggtaggccatttaaagcgggcccatctggcaaccctataacttttgacaggaacgtcagatcgactaatgacatagcgcgttggaagcgtcagtccaagacaatttttaccatggagcagtacactccaaaagaacgcgctgaaataattcagctttacatccaaaataacttctcaattgtgaaaactcaacgtgcgtttaaaaaaaaaaataaagttaaaagtgcgccatccaaaagcactttacagcgtttatacgcaaaatttattaaccacggtagtctcagcaataccagccacgcatccagacaacgtacacgacgttctgctgaaaatatcgaggctgtacgagccagtgttgaggaggctccgcgaacatcgagttatcgtcgttctcaggaattaggcatcgccaggacaacactcaggcgcataattcgcatcgatttgaaaatgtttccgtacaaaattcaaattcacgcgctacaatcgattttttgaagccattgttccctggaaggttgatttcgaaaaatggtgattttccgtggccaccgagatcaccagatttgacgccaccgggcttttatttgtggggttatctgaaatccaaggtatacatcaacaagccaaggactctaactcaacttaaaaacaatatccgacgcgaaatcgccgccataccggccgaaatattggccaaaacgatggaaaacgccgaaaaaaggacacatttggccatcaaggccagaggcaaacatttgaaggatatcattttcaaaaactagctggaacaaatctccttgaatcaaaataaatgatttttcatatcaacacaaaaaaaatgtttttttcaatgttttttttcagaaacaaatgggcccgctttaaatggcctaccctgtattagGACTGCTGTAAAGTGACACGTGTGCGCACCTTGTACTACTTCATGCACTGTTCCTAAAAAACATCCTTTCAAAGTTGTATTttggtattaaaattttacttgtgAAACAAAAAGAACACTTTCACAAATATCCTAATgcaaggcggcgcaaaattaatcatccaattttatttttgatcaaattttttaccaaacacAAAAGACTTATTTTGTGAGATGAAAAtccttattttgacctttacgcgctccattgcttgtctgttcgtatactgcagctgttcaccattggcaaaaattataaatcttccgatagagagaatgattttgcgccaccttgtacaatacAACAAATAGCACGACTTGTGAACAATAAAGGAGGTAGTTGCATTGCAATTTTTCGGTTGTCATATTAATCACCTGATATTAGTtgtgttttttatacaatagTTTGTAATTATTATACCGTTAGTAAACAAAcataaatggtttttgttcaaatttgtgGATTTCTACAAACTCGcagattttataacaaaataaaaacaaaaaacggtaACATGAGCAACTTTCGCGCCCTGTACCTTGCACCCGAAGTATTCATTTAATAGTGAGTTTGAAACCAAAATCTTGATATTCACTGTTTATGAATTTCTACTCTGAGAAATATTCCTGGTGAACACTAAACGTCAGCTTTCTACTACGTCCAACCATGACGGTACTTTCAATCGAaacttatttacaaacaaaatataaatacaagctGTTTTGTCTTTATCTGCCTCTCTTTGCTAATGATTGcaaattttgcgtttttttatattctccTCTCTGCGAGAGTATTCTGGCTTGCACTCTAGATTTTTATTGCTGGCTGATGttagccaattttttttaccaatcaaacatatttgaaaatattagttCTGATATTTAAAGCTACCATATTTGCCTATTTGCCATCAAAAATAGTTCGGCTttcttttgtgaaaattttgccttttaattgaaaatttgaaagggattaaGAGGCTGCTAATTTATCTAAGTATTTACTCCGCTCTTTAAAAATATACTGAATTCTGTCGCATAATaatcaaaagtttttaatttaccaTTCTTAATGTCCATAATGAAAATGTCGGGTATtcagaaacaaataaatgattTGAAGTCGAAAAATTTACTGATAATATTCTTAAAGAGAAGAACGAAACTCCTTTTATAAGCAAAATAGCAGACTCGGGTATATACGTTTCGTCGTAGCCAAatgaattggtgcgtgactaccattcggaattagcAGAGAAAGTAAGTACGAGTcttcgtgaaacaccaaaaagaagaaaaagttttttctaataacggtcgccccccggtaggcaatggcaaacctccgaatgtatttctgtcatgtaGAAGCTCCTaaacaaaaaaccatttgccgttcggagtcggcttaaaactgtaggtccatccatttgtaaaaacaacatcaagaagcacgccacaaagaggaggaggagctcggtcaaacacccaaaaaaatggtgtaagcattttatatatttattgaacCAGTACGAACGACGACGATGTACAGCGCACGATTACTTTATGCTGTTGCATACAACCGTTTTGTGAACAAGGTTAAATACCCTTGGGCACCCGAGTATAAAAAGTAGAAATGGAAATATcttctacatatacatacgttgGGATATTCGCCCTTTATTGGGTCTCTGGTAgagcttatctgccactttatGCTGTTTTACAAATATACGGGCCTATAGTTTTAAGACGCCTGCGAACGGAAAATAGCTTTTATGGCTAGATTATTATGGTAGAAATGCTATCTGAGATTTGTCAGTGCATTCCGATGTTAGAATACTAGAAAATGGCTCTTTTATAATCTGGGATTTCGTGTCTCTACGCACGAAACGAATGATATTCACAAATAAATCCTATGGCGGCCGCAGAAATATTGACGTGATTCTCTATTTTTCAACCCTTTAAttcaaattatgaaaattattaatatactcTCACAATactttgttcttcttcttcaattcttttagatttggaaaaaaaaagatACTTCGAAATCCTATACTCAATACGAGGCAGCTCATATGCGGCGCGCCGCTACTGAAATAGCCATACCTCAAAGACTCtccattattatatttttttttaaacaattatgaAATGTgaaggaataataataataatatgctccttaatatctaaaaaaattacccaaaaaactaaattttaaataaaaaaaatgtctgatggtttttagacaaaattttaaaatttgttacattATATAGGGtggttcaataggtgcgcttcaacttttttccgataggaagggcgaacgacgcaatattttttatttttcgcttgtcatttgtaaacttcattagtatacatttcatcatggaacgctacacacttgagcaacgattgcaaatcgtgcaaattttttatgaaaataatcgttctgttgctgctactttaagagcattacggccattttacggtccatttaaaaagccgtcccgttttggggttatgtgaagtcattggtctacagtaacaagccggcgacgatttgtgagctcagagccaatattgaacgcgaaattgctggaatttcggccgatttatgcaaaagagtggtcgaaaattgggttcaacgactGGACTTCGTAAaccgtgcacgcggtggtcatgcaaaagaaatcgaatttcataatatacttaaatgtatatgttcaaactcgataataaaaaaaaaaattagttaaaaaagtcaaaccgtttgtgttttattcaaaaaagttcaaaagttgaagcgctcttactgaaataCCCTATATTATATTGAACTGCGTATTTTAAGCAATAATGTCTGTGATTCCTATTGAAATCCATTTGACAGTTTCGgacttattaaattttgaaagatcACTACACTCATGTTCTTACATGGCGTGGCTCAGGCCATTTTGAAAAACTATGAGGTTTCAAAGTATCTCACACATTACTATTATTTCACaaagatacaaaaaattgaaacactacttgcttttttcttatttttttaatgaaaattggcTGCCTCTCACCAGACTCTCAAATCTAAAAATACAAACACAATgttcatattatataatataatgcatTTGCAGTTTCTGTAGGTCTTCGATTTTTTGTGAGCTaaagtgaaatttttatcaaatgtaatagcaatacatacatttaaatttttttgtttaaagtaattgaaaataaataaaaaagaagtcaaaTGAGCTACTGTGAATAGCATACATAATTTTTAGAGGTGTATTAGGTAGACGAACCGCGTTTCGCGAACAAAGCGGTAAGCAACCGAATACATAATAGTGTTAGATAGCACGTGTTGTGTGTTCTTTACCTATAAATTGATGAAGCTGATGTAGACCTTGACCAAGCAACTAACAAAGCCTCACCTCTACTGCGGTCTTTTTGCCTTTGCagcaaaattttttcactaTCATCAGGAAACAGTGAATTTTTAATAGTTATGAATAGTAGCCTGCAAGTAAAGTaggtagaaaaaatttaataacaccAGTTGCGTTAATAATGATTAGAGTAACTTACCGCGGTAAAACGGCCACCAATGCTGATATGAGTATCACGAGCCAATGTATCGTAGAGCCAAAACAACGAAATATCACCCAATAAGTAGAAGGTAATCCAAAGCAGTTAACACATGTTGAGTTGTAAATAATAGAGAAAGCGTAGAATGAACCAAGACTTATGATAATAGAGAGCGCATGTAATATGGTCTGCAATTGGTAACGTGTGTACTTCGAAattgtttcaatttaaattatatatcttAATATACCCATGATCTTATTTCCAGTGCACCATGAACTAAATTCGTATATAAACAGGAAGCCGTTATCGTTGCCCCAAACTCCCAAATTCCAATATCCGATTCGGCATATGCACACAAAGCCATGAAAAATATCACTAAGCTTTGGTATAGTGCGTCTAAAAGTACTATCCAGAAGTCATGTGGTTTATAGGCTAGACCCAATCGACTCTTTTGAAatgatttgaaaattgaattgaatttaactGCATTGAACGAATGTTTTAATTGAGAACTTACATGTTTGTACAAATAACAATTTCGTAATAGAAAATCTTCAGGCACACGTTTGTCATAGACGCCAATGGCAAGGGGCGGCAAagatgtaaatattaaattatacaacATCAAATACATTTGATCCATCATAACAGAACCAGAAAAGCCGCAGTACAGTTGGTACCAAAATATTAAGAACACAAACGCCTTGAAAGAGTGTAAGACATTTCAAGCGTAAGAAAATGATAAAAGCGAAATTCCTAAAATATTTACagcatttttgtaaaagaaataaagaatcaTGCGTGACAAGCGATCGTAACACCAGTAACCGTGTGTTAACAATAAGGGCTCCAAATAACGAAAGCGCGACAATGTGAAATCCGCTGCCATTACTGCCTGCATACCCTCCTGACCGGAGATACCAACGCCTACATCAGCCATCTACATAAAGAAGTCGAAAATTTCAATTAGTCCTGTTTAGAGTAGTTAAATTCACATTAGATACCTGTATCATTGAGACGTCATTTGCGCCATCACCGATTGCTAAAGTACAGAGACGTAACTCTTCTTTTACTACTTTCACCAGATAGGCTTTCTGTAGAGGCGTCGAGCGGCAACATAAAACAGATGCGCAACTGTTTGCTAGTCTCAGGAAGGGTCTAATAAGTTttgaactgaaaaataaaataaaaagcattttaaaCTCCTAATCTGAAAAATTATGTAGAAggtcacaattttttctcaaatgatcattatattatattacgaTATGCGCTTTTTAAgagattttttgaaatgcttccTAAAAGCTCATAAAAGGCTATGCAAGCAagaaaacaaagcaaacaaacacaaaaataaaataaaataaaataaataaaaatatattatataatacattaaATACTTGGCGCTTATACGCTTTACTGGGTGTTcgatcgagctcctcctccaatttgtggtgtgcgaatTGATGCGTTTTGCCAAATGGAggggtagatggttttttatgaggagcttttcatggtagaaatactctcggaggtttgccattgcctgccgagaagcgaccactatttttgtatttttctattatttgatattttgttcCCGGGGTTTCGTACCTGTgcacctccgaatggtagtcgcgcaccaatccattcggctacgatgaCCTGCATATTAACCCAGTATAAATTCTTCTTCTAGCAGAATgagctggtgcgtgactaccaatcggtAGCGTCTGGGTTCGAAAGCCAATGtgagcacgaaacaccaaaattataaaaaatatttttctaataaccgTCGCCaattggcaggcaatggcaagacTCCGAAGGTATTTCCATCAAGAAAAagatcttcataaaaaaccatctgccgttggTAGGCGGCGTAAGTCCTTTcattttgtagaacaacatcaagacacataccacaaaatggaggaggagctttgttattttatgttaaagcATGGATTTTTGAAGATTGTGATTGGTAAAaaggtttcaaatttcaataaactttTTGGACTTTCAAGCCAGTAGAAAGAGcgggtgtatgtagacttttctAGATAACTGTATTTCTACTCATTTTCTCTAGGGCAcctttatttattatgttttgatgttgtttacttatttttatgaaaatgcttCAATATCAGAAAATTTGGATTTGGATTTCAGTAAAATAATATAGTGTTACTAAACGGTGACCCTGTTTATAATACAGACGAAGGAACTCCAAATGCTGGTCAGCCGTTTCTAAGCTGCGCAGCGCCCATATGGGCGGAAGGAACTAGTAGAACATAGTGAACGTAGCACATACCTCTCATACCGCACTAAGGACTGTGACGAGATACCTTCTGCTGTCGCCTGAACACCACATTCATAGTGAGGCGTGGGTTATCCTTTAAAACAAGGGTAACACCACCAAGCGATACCAGCTGAAAAGGTATCGCAGTCTGCTGACATCCAAACCTATATTAAATAACCAACTGGACCTGAGTGAATACAGAGAGACGTTAAAGATTTTTCACCGAGAGCTGATTACCCCCCTTAAAAGCTCTGCACGCGGTAATCGGTATCCAACCTCAACTCATTGCAGACAAAGAGCTTCAACTTCCTCGGAATATCCGAACAATTACTTTCTGGATATCCTATTTATCCAGAATtgctcatctaacacccctcttttTTCGGTCCCAACCTCGTCAAAACTGTTcgtttcctgggtctaccgttaggTGATATCAACGACAATGACCGCTTTAAGCAGTATTTTGTAAGTTGCCACAGCAACAATGCATGATGCACTAAAGACATCTACCGGAAAACACTCAGAAGTTCACATAATATAATTAGCAAAATatgtaatagaaatattttagtaccaaaatagttttttttcctttttttttaacggTACCATTTTCCGAaccattttacattttttttaatagggaaCTGCTTAACTGAACTTTAAATTGTGTTACAAATCAGTAACTAACTAAACAATACGACCAATGGgaccgttcccacgacagtcgattttactttaccggaacgacctggattatatccgaccaaggactgtactccagcatgtatggggaatgtttatgctgctacaacaaaaataaacaattgaGAACTTATAACAGTCGCGTTTAAGTTGCCGAAAGATGTCACACCGTCAAAATTCCCTAAGAGCTTATGGAAATTTTTCACGCTATTATCGTAACAAAccatcaattaaaaaatatagtgaattccctaatttttagttttacccATCCTTATAAATGATCTTTTAATAAGAGGAATTTACCGCAAATCCAGGATAAATGTAAGTGTTTTGCCGTCAACAACCAGAGCTCGTGGTTTCAATCGAGTATCATACGATGACTTGCTGTTGTCCAGCTCGGCTAAGTAGAAATTAATTGCACTTTCGGCAGCATCACGAGAACGGGCCGTCAGGCTGCATATAATGATTGAAATATGTacacacaaattatttttacatcCTAGATAATTTCGGAAATGTTTCCATAGGAAGCGGAAAAAATTCTATACATACCGTATTAATTCCATCTGTTGCGTGAACAATTTTGCCGAATAAGCAACGTTTATTGCTGTTTCCGGCTTATCACCAGTTAGCACCCACAGCGATATTCCAGCTGAAAGCATAGAAGCTATCGTTTCCGGAACGCCATCTTGCAAACGATCCTCAATGCCTGTAGCACCTAACAAGGTCAGATTAGACTCTAGCTTGGCAAACGAATCTCGGATACGTCGTTCTCTATTCTCCAATGACATTTCAATTTCTTGATGTCGTGCCCACCATTCGGTGTACTCTGAGGGATTGAGTATACGCTTTGCCATCACCAATATGCGCAAGCCTTCTCGCGCGTAACGATCCAATTGTTGTTGCGCCTTTTCTCGCATTAGACCTAATGTAAAATTACAagattataatatatgtatgctctttgttgtattaaaattcaaatacctTCCGGAGTGTTTGGCGGGCATGGCACTAAAACAGGCATAATAGAGCTGTCGGCGCCCTTTGCATaaagtataatttcttgtgttccAGTGCGCCGCACAACGATTGACATGCACTTGCGACTCGAATCGAAGGGTAAAATCTTTAGCACCTCATACTCCACCATACCTGAGTTTGGAATGCTTACTAATATGTGATTCGGGCTCCGGTTGACCAAGCAACAGTCGTAGCTGTAAGCAGCATTCACCAGCGCAAGCTCATCTGGACTTTCGGCTTCATACAATGGTCTTCCATCGGCTGTTTTGAATGTTTGTCGACTCTTTGCTTgactaataaataatttttattgaaaaccacTTATACATAaacttaaagttaattttattttgacttaCTTTATCttgttggaaaatttttttgcttgtgcTTTTACATTTAGAAAAGAGgtaagacttgttatttttgaaTTGATTACAGCTTTCGCTCGGCCCGTTGGTGATATGCTATTTGAGAATGACTTAATTTTCATTGGAGGTGAATCAGAAGTAGGCGTAGTCTCTGCGGAGCTGCTTATTGGTGACAAAGatggtatatgtatttgtgttggCAAAACATAACCGACGTTCGGAGGCGGCGATGGCGTTACGGAACGTGATTCGGCTAATCGTGTGTAACGATCAGCCGGTACAGCAAGTGCTAAATTATTATTCGCTATCGATGATGAAGATGAATCTGTTTGAGTTATGTTTTGGAGGGGAATATGATTGTCTTTTCCACCTAAACAGATTTAATTGTATAAACAGCAAAACTAAAAAAGCATAAACACCTACCTTTCGAATCACTATTGCTTGCATCTTGAACTTCAATTATGCCACTAGCATTCATCAAATCATGATGCGGTGTAGCACTTACAATCACCGTATTGCAAATTGCCAACACCAAAAGAAACTCTTGAAGCCGCTGCGCATTCGGTGATAAATACTGACCCGAGTTTATTACTTCTAGCATATCACTAATTAGTGTGGAATTAGTTATAAGCGGTGGTGCAGGTGATCCTGGCTTTGAATGTAATTGTTCCAGCTCAGAAGGTGGATGATTATAGTCTATGCCATTGACAACACATCGTCGAAACAGCATTTTATTTTCAGTCAGTGTTCctgtcttatctgaaaaaatatGCTGTACTTGTCCCAATTCTTCTGTGATATTCATCGCGCGGCAttcggtttttttgtttgtatccTGATCATACAAATCGATGTTGTTGTGTATGTGATAGACTTGAAGGATTTTGCATAGTTCAATTGTGACATACAACGACAATGGAATCATCACCTGCAATATGATAATGTACGTCCAGAAAGTCAAAAGACCTTCGTAGCTGGGATTAACGTCAAAAGGTAGATATGGTACAGGGAAATGTTCAAAAGAGCTCAACCACATTTTGCAACCAACGGCACCAATAATGCACAATATCAACAAAATTATCACACACCTGAAAGAATGGAAGAGGAGGAAAAAAGTGTAGATTACTGTAATATCGTTAAAAAATGTGGAAATAACATAAACCTTGTCATTAGACGTGGATAAccatttcattcaaatttagttttcatatttgattatttatttcattgctcacataatttcattacaccgtgtttcattttcaataaaaaaatgtactgaaAAATATGCGTGCATCTTTTAATTATAGCCGAATTAAATTAGACTTCAAATGATAAGATGGACCCCCATGCCACGTACTAAATGTGGCATCTATTTTACAGCCCATTGATCAATAGCAATAAACGcgataaacaattaaataaagagTGATACCatggacaaatatatatatatatatatatgtatataatacatatgcCATTATTTAGTCTGGTCAGGGACAGCCAAGCTGTTCTAAAGGCCTTGAAAACCGTTTGCACTTCTTCAAAAATAGTCCAGGAATCTAAGTTCCATGAACTCCGTTTCAAGGTGGAATGAGTTTGAACTTGTATGAGTACCATGACACTGTGATGTTCACCTGGCCGATGAATTGCTAAACTCCAGTTCTTTGGAGAATCCAATTGGACTGGACCCAGTTTTAGGGCCAAGTATAGCGGGTATAGTCGGGTAAATCAAGTATTTCATTAATGCAGCACATGAGAACCGCTGGTGTAATATGTACACCTGCAAAATAaccgaatttttctaaaaaatatttgtagggTAGTAGCTACGAGCCCTGATAATACGGATTATGTACCACAATCCATGTCACATTAGGCATAATCGATAATCCACTGTTTACATCTTGTTTAGTGGATGAGGATAGTACAGAACATTTTATCCGCCGCTGACCGGGCAATATTGCCAGAGCACTTAGCAAATTTAAGCGGTCCACATTTCAATTCCATGACATTTTTTGGCCACCATTTCTGTGTTAATTAGGATTGATATCTATTTTTAGAAATGGACATGTTTCTTCACAATAAATGTTGT harbors:
- the LOC129248254 gene encoding phospholipid-transporting ATPase VB isoform X2; its protein translation is MPLANTEELRRKFTVVQQQRSAPPTLPMPNFALTPSSTTAYDPLDTTITTSMMVHTTQTVPLQEPERTYIFPGTLNIGGSLGASVIGSMVSGIPGVAVVSAPSHSLSVGTATRGHIRSVSHGGGAIVGPSGRPIKSAMKGHQRAFSQGQITDSPGAPGASRGHSRVGSKTDFILPPGHKEESEAREFGPSVVSSAGGRGHSRQASRSESIYTLRRSETPPWWKRITVCHSEKLEERSYRIVVPNHTIPPKTPKRDHPNGDFVGNKIRTTKYTLLSFVPKNLLEQFHRVANLYFIFIVLLNWFPAINAFGKEVAMIPVLFVLGVTAVKDLFEDRRRRFSDKRINNTTCRVYDGETERYKKIKWQDVHVGDLVHLSNNETVPADILLLRTSDSHGACYIDTCDLDGETNLKRREVVRGFTDKQTIFTPSKFVSRVEADAPTTKLYRFHGALIHPSGERIPIATENLLLRESRLKNTDFVEGIVVYAGHETKSMLNNSGPRYKRSQVEQQMNIDVIWCVIILLILCIIGAVGCKMWLSSFEHFPVPYLPFDVNPSYEGLLTFWTYIIILQVMIPLSLYVTIELCKILQVYHIHNNIDLYDQDTNKKTECRAMNITEELGQVQHIFSDKTGTLTENKMLFRRCVVNGIDYNHPPSELEQLHSKPGSPAPPLITNSTLISDMLEVINSGQYLSPNAQRLQEFLLVLAICNTVIVSATPHHDLMNASGIIEVQDASNSDSKGGKDNHIPLQNITQTDSSSSSIANNNLALAVPADRYTRLAESRSVTPSPPPNVGYVLPTQIHIPSLSPISSSAETTPTSDSPPMKIKSFSNSISPTGRAKAVINSKITSLTSFLNVKAQAKKFSNKINQAKSRQTFKTADGRPLYEAESPDELALVNAAYSYDCCLVNRSPNHILVSIPNSGMVEYEVLKILPFDSSRKCMSIVVRRTGTQEIILYAKGADSSIMPVLVPCPPNTPEGLMREKAQQQLDRYAREGLRILVMAKRILNPSEYTEWWARHQEIEMSLENRERRIRDSFAKLESNLTLLGATGIEDRLQDGVPETIASMLSAGISLWVLTGDKPETAINVAYSAKLFTQQMELIRLTARSRDAAESAINFYLAELDNSKSSYDTRLKPRALVVDGKTLTFILDLRSKLIRPFLRLANSCASVLCCRSTPLQKAYLVKVVKEELRLCTLAIGDGANDVSMIQMADVGVGISGQEGMQAVMAADFTLSRFRYLEPLLLTHGYWCYDRLSRMILYFFYKNAAFVFLIFWYQLYCGFSGSVMMDQMYLMLYNLIFTSLPPLAIGVYDKRVPEDFLLRNCYLYKHSRLGLAYKPHDFWIVLLDALYQSLVIFFMALCAYAESDIGIWEFGATITASCLYTNLVHGALEIRSWTILHALSIIISLGSFYAFSIIYNSTCVNCFGLPSTYWVIFRCFGSTIHWLVILISALVAVLPRLLFITIKNSLFPDDSEKILLQRQKDRSRGEALLVAWSRSTSASSIYR
- the LOC129248254 gene encoding phospholipid-transporting ATPase VB isoform X1; the encoded protein is MPLANTEELRRKFTVVQQQRSAPPTLPMPNFALTPSSTTAYDPLDTTITTSMMVHTTQTVPLQEPERTYIFPGTLNIGGSLGASVIGSMVSGIPGVAVVSAPSHSLSVGTATRGHIRSVSHGGGAIVGPSGRPIKSAMKGHQRAFSQGQITDSPGAPGASRGHSRVGSKTDFILPPGHKEESEAREFGPSVVSSAGGRGHSRQASRSESIYTLRRSETPPWWKRITVCHSEKLEERSYRIVVPNHTIPPKTPKRDHPNGDFVGNKIRTTKYTLLSFVPKNLLEQFHRVANLYFIFIVLLNWFPAINAFGKEVAMIPVLFVLGVTAVKDLFEDRRRRFSDKRINNTTCRVYDGETERYKKIKWQDVHVGDLVHLSNNETVPADILLLRTSDSHGACYIDTCDLDGETNLKRREVVRGFTDKQTIFTPSKFVSRVEADAPTTKLYRFHGALIHPSGERIPIATENLLLRESRLKNTDFVEGIVVYAGHETKSMLNNSGPRYKRSQVEQQMNIDVIWCVIILLILCIIGAVGCKMWLSSFEHFPVPYLPFDVNPSYEGLLTFWTYIIILQVMIPLSLYVTIELCKILQVYHIHNNIDLYDQDTNKKTECRAMNITEELGQVQHIFSDKTGTLTENKMLFRRCVVNGIDYNHPPSELEQLHSKPGSPAPPLITNSTLISDMLEVINSGQYLSPNAQRLQEFLLVLAICNTVIVSATPHHDLMNASGIIEVQDASNSDSKGGKDNHIPLQNITQTDSSSSSIANNNLALAVPADRYTRLAESRSVTPSPPPNVGYVLPTQIHIPSLSPISSSAETTPTSDSPPMKIKSFSNSISPTGRAKAVINSKITSLTSFLNVKAQAKKFSNKINQAKSRQTFKTADGRPLYEAESPDELALVNAAYSYDCCLVNRSPNHILVSIPNSGMVEYEVLKILPFDSSRKCMSIVVRRTGTQEIILYAKGADSSIMPVLVPCPPNTPEGLMREKAQQQLDRYAREGLRILVMAKRILNPSEYTEWWARHQEIEMSLENRERRIRDSFAKLESNLTLLGATGIEDRLQDGVPETIASMLSAGISLWVLTGDKPETAINVAYSAKLFTQQMELIRLTARSRDAAESAINFYLAELDNSKSSYDTRLKPRALVVDGKTLTFILDLRSKLIRPFLRLANSCASVLCCRSTPLQKAYLVKVVKEELRLCTLAIGDGANDVSMIQMADVGVGISGQEGMQAVMAADFTLSRFRYLEPLLLTHGYWCYDRLSRMILYFFYKNAAFVFLIFWYQLYCGFSGSVMMDQMYLMLYNLIFTSLPPLAIGVYDKRVPEDFLLRNCYLYKHSRLGLAYKPHDFWIVLLDALYQSLVIFFMALCAYAESDIGIWEFGATITASCLYTNLVHGALEIRSWTILHALSIIISLGSFYAFSIIYNSTCVNCFGLPSTYWVIFRCFGSTIHWLVILISALVAVLPRLLFITIKNSLFPDDSEKILLQRQKDRSRGEALLVAWSRSTSASSIYRIADYGSKNQIITSIA